tagcagggagattgtgtatccgaagaacaatagggagatgctgccgaaactctatctcggatcggagtagagcatggaaactaaccctatCCACACATactcgggctatccaaaaaacatggataattcaaaatagatacggttatagatatgcaaagatctgcatatttccaatcgTGTCTCTTTCAAACAGaagacgcctagctaggttatgtgatatacgaacatcatatggaaagaggggcataggatgcctcaccttgctgtcttgcaaagtgacgagtcgaggacggtggggaatgatctttgcaatagcctctcctacaacaaaggaacataatagtgtcaattgtaaatttcggcagcacctccccttcACGGTGTGGTAACCAAAACATGTAATAAACCAACGGCACAATGGCTGACAACCACTACACACCaaaccaatggcacgatggccgacaaccacatacatcaAGGCAGACAGAGATAAATGTCGCGTCGCTATAGTTGACAACATTGTATTCCACTAGCATGACATGCCAAGGTGTGGAATAGAAGCTCTACCATCCATGCGACCATGCATGATGCATtctgtcgaggacctaataccagggtaccctagGAGGTGAAACTAATAACCATTGAACGTTAAAAACTCCTAGATGGACAAGGGCACCACTGTGTTTCTTGCCCaaatgatgggagtttggttttgcctcacccgacgcccatgggccagctccacctcgctcgagggctaagggctagactccgcctcgcctgacgcccgtgggctagctccacctcgcccgagggctaagggctagactctgcctcacccgatgctCGTGGGCtagttccgcctcgctcgagcgctaagggctagactccacctcacctgacccccgagggctgggctcggtctcgcccgatggATAAAAgcaaggctccacctcgcccgatgtccaaagactggtttcGTCTCGCCTGACGACCTCTCCtcgctccctcatgatgataggtatagGGTAAGACAAGgtgtttgggtcaaccatggcatcgaggaccataccctatgccccggtaggaaaagtactaccagggaacGACGGAATAGGTGCTTTAGCCCACTCCGGCATTGTAGAGtccgaacagtattgtaggcgccaccttcagcccttagacacggaacccaacatagacatacgacaaccactatggtctaggaaaGGACTCACGCCCTTCACAATGATGGATGTGCTATCACCACGCtgtggtcccaagggagcggtgCTCGCTCCACGGCCCCTTAGGTCCACcagaccagagcactcgcttcggcctccagaCGCCCTCTCTGATCGAAAGGCCTTGCCCATAGCGCTACTTTAGACTCCGAATTTGCATCCCTCCGACggggactcataggaaccagaaggcatgtggagcaaggctgggtaaggctcataagtcaaaaccactataccagagtccataccgtgcacggagcagtactctgtagccatcctgacattctatagtggcatcgacagtattgtaggcgcttaccattatctggtatctgccggaatggacaacaaggcttggtagacgtgaacaacaaggcttggtagcatacgcaccctttccctctcacttataaagccatccccttcatctataaaaggggatgtgcttcctccaacaaaggaaccaacttatgatggacaacacaacacacatcacacacagtcaagctgctaccaagctcttggcatcctttcgacccttccatcagagactttggaccagtccctctctcgaccgtttgttaCATGAACCATTTtcgatgctaataacacgagcaacaacatactggacgtagggacattcagcccaaaccagtataaatcttgtgtcctttagcgcaccatccgagcctaacgcgcataaatataaatttacttgcctatgcttgtttgaaacaccgacagttggcgcgccaggtaggggactttgcgcgttccaaatcaggccttgaATGGccaaccacgcaatcagctgggtcccgggcgcacacgtgcattttggtgacctagatttcatcgtcacactaggaggagagctggtgcTAGCCCACACGGCCATCCAGTCTCTCCCTTCTGTCAACTTCAGCCACCAGAGGCTTGTGGGCTAGCCtggcgtctcccttggaccccagtcatcTAGGGAGGCCCCGTGCtgcatcaccctctctccggaacacCACGTGCGGAGCGCCCCAACAGCATTTCTGTTCGGTCTCCACAACGTTGTGGCGAccactggccaccttctggcactatgcATGGTTCAGCCGCCCACGGACAGTGAGTTCATGGGGGCAATTGAACACGATATGGAGACTCTCCACAAGCTCCTCACGTAGGAGCCAGGATCGTCCTCtagctctaactccagcagggggagtcatcacccttcccgagaatgcttcatggcgcaaaccCCCGAGGGGTGCGTCAAAAGCGTCTCCGAGGAGGAGGCAACCCGACAAGCAACCCTGATGGCAGGTCTGGGGGGGAGGCAGCGGCCCCATCTcacttgaggatggagcagctgagagcctggaagctggagatcgatgaggccgaaCAAGGGCTCGTGTGGGAGTacgtggacatcaatcgcgagatcgaACGCCGCAAAAATGGTGGGCGCGCGCACGCCATGGCCCACActgtacaccaaaggatcctcaccgatgacgaGACCCTCCCTCACTTCGTTCAAGCGAGCCAAAACATCACCGCTGTGATGACCTTGCTGcacggccttctagaggccacaacGTCTGAGGATCGCCGAGCCCACCGAGAAATTTgtacgttgctcgagcgtgcggcggcgtagcaggtggaaagctcattgtctcgacGATGCGAGCCCGGcgccagccagcgcatgccctcggTGCATCCCGCCAAGGACACGTCCGTTCACCAGACACCGCTAGGCGGCAGGTAGCACACCGCTGTCCCGGTACATCAAcatctcggccacaaccgcgatGTGCGTAGCACCATCGATGCCCACAGGCGCACCCACGGCGACGCAAGGGAAGGAGCCTGCCACGGCTATCATCCTTGAcgtggcggatgctacgacagtggcgaggactGGAGCTAgagccccggcctgccaggccctcaggccttcagctgacacatcctcaacgctgctttcccatCAAGGtacctgtaacaccccggtgttatgcctgcatctaggcactgctaatcatacatgtcatgcatcatcaagcatcctaatcctacatgcatgatcttgcatataacaactgaaatatttcttcgaaacatacgaaacatgtttgtgaaaagaaaatgatgcatacacttattagagttgttttgctctgattcttgcttgctagttgagtagaaactgttggttatgcttgtaaatcatctagaattgtttagcacaatttttggagcaatgtttgtattcaaattaattcaaaattttgcttccaaagtaatttcccaaaattagggttttgagttaaaaatttaactttgattctataatttaaaatctagatagaattggactttggtcataaaagcaaagttgtagagaatttaattctaagcaactttcatttttggtacattttcaaaagaggtcattttcttgctcaaattaATGTTTGAATGATGGCATTTAAAAAAATTCttgaaaataaattgaaaatcttcatttcctttttcctgggccgccgcctcgctttcggcccagccgcacaggcggcccggcctgcctccgcgcccgccgcccgctcAACCGCCTCTGCCTCGGCCCAGCTGGCTcgccgcggcccagcaccgcgccgcgcccggcctgcctccgcgcgcctgtccgcgccgcgccgcgtcgtGCCCCGACAGCGTCAGAGCGcgctcgccgcgtggccgccctGCGCTGGcaacgcccgccgcgcggcagccaagGCCTGGCTTCACCTCCACGCGCGCGCCTTCTTCTGCCCCGCAGCGCTGCCTCCTCCCCATTACTCCTCCCGCTCTCTCAGccgcagagcagcagcagcagcttccgCCCGCGCGCAAcgcgagctcgccactgccgccgccgctgcctcaacGGCAGCATACCCCTCCCACGCCTCCATTCCCCGATTCACGCTGCCAACAGCTCCGCCTAGCCTCCCTGCTTCGCTTGCGTTCGcttgccgccgtcgtcgtcgaggtAAGAACCAAGCGcggccgcctccttcctctccggcgagaGCACCGCCGCGGCCAGGTGGCTCGTCACGCCGCCGGGCCACCTCCTCCGTCCCAGCCGTTGCGGCTCGGCGTGGCGTAAGCGCTGGCACTGCCTGCGCCACCGGGAGGGcttgccgccggtgagcaccggccggCGGAGCGCCTCCCCTGCTCTCGGTCGCTGACCGGcagggcccagccgcagtggcgTGGCCTTgcccggccgagctgggccaggctggcttgggccgagccccgagccaggccgctGCTCGCCCCCTTTCGCTCGGTCTGAGCAGGCCggctgtggccgtgggccagttcatttccacgggccggcccagtagcatttaaatgatttgttttcaatttattcattcttatttgaaaacagaaatggtttgcaaaatatttggatactcaaagttgctccaaatttgttgaaacaaaatttgctaggttccttattaccagatctacttgggaaaattattgcatgtcatttttgagatacttttctataggattttatttaatcttgaatattgctgataacttgaaaaatatgtagaaaaatatataggcttcataaaaatatgatttcaagtttgttaatcttcttaggtcatgtacttcctaggaaaaataagtttcatgcatgtgctgtggaaaactttggaggtgtagttcaagtgcctttaatggctgatttttgttatttttgctagagagcaaactttgtataaaacatgcatgtggtaatttttgtacagtcattatatgctattaagaacctaggaaaaatactaattctgttgtttgacacttttcatagtacaaagtaatttcatgctcatttttatgctatagcttgtcatttttgtgtaggatagtttgcttatccaaatgctatgaaatttttatggtagtctgcttagagtagtactatgctactgtaattttcttagatttttaggagcatcagaaatataggttgctattcaaacctattatcaattagggtttaagcaagtgttgctttaagtgtgattaagaaattagtaaagctttggtgtatctttgaagcatttcataagatagattaacttaacatattagtagtagaagagaatgcagtagatgacatgtgcttgtagtatagttctttgatgatgttgactaccttgcatttaaacatatccattgcatccatctccttcgatgcaccgtttgcataatcccttacgcgcattgcatcatacaggatcgcaaaccgagaacccagtcgtcatacccgaggagcccgaggagcagctcgaggtgcagcagcaggaagtgccagaagccgacgaggaggacgttgaggaacttccggagtgccccgatcaccgtccgagctcctttgagagaggcaagccccggagcatttttctcccggtttgcaattaattaattaaatgctttactttaaattgatgcattacgttcaggagttgtttgcaaccgttgctgcattataccttgtttacctttgttatactatatccttgttaccctggtatccgcagtcgagtcaatgcttagctggcttagaccggtagaagtcgggtgatttcctgtcacctgtgagctataggtggttacctggatctgcttggatgactatgaagtcatggtataactaagtgttaaatgaagttgagaccggacggagacttgcagtgttttggactgtagtgttttccgtctgtgtcgattaaggaccggccgttgttgggcctcgagtcatgttgaacgcatgccttacatttagctggccggataaagtaccttccgaccgcgaagctgggagatttttcgggccgagtagattgcccgcagcgcactgtgccgaagcaggtgtggtaggacacgggggcgggatgataagaccaaagtgcagtcggtcggcccccgggtacatgtggttcctggcaaactcgagattcctggaaagttgactcggtgatcaatatctcact
The Miscanthus floridulus cultivar M001 unplaced genomic scaffold, ASM1932011v1 fs_742_2_3, whole genome shotgun sequence genome window above contains:
- the LOC136532931 gene encoding uncharacterized protein; the protein is MEQLRAWKLEIDEAEQGLVWEYVDINREIERRKNGGRAHAMAHTPHRRPGLPPRPPPAQPPLPRPSWLAAAQHRAAPGLPPRACPRRAASCPDSVRARSPRGRPALATPAARQPRPGFTSTRAPSSAPQRCLLPITPPALSAAEQQQQLPPARNASSPLPPPLPQRQHTPPTPPFPDSRCQQLRLASLLRLRSLAAVVVEVRTKRGRLLPLRREHRRGQVARHAAGPPPPSQPLRLGVA